One Tenrec ecaudatus isolate mTenEca1 chromosome 12, mTenEca1.hap1, whole genome shotgun sequence DNA segment encodes these proteins:
- the LOC142422844 gene encoding prostatic spermine-binding protein-like, which produces MLLALALTFLLGSPTCHAQELQGPGGGSYFYIQGEEQGDIQGIRVFVGFLGLIKGIQLRFGTHWSARYGAPGGRAQELLLWPGERVTGVFGSGRFCVRHLSWSTSAGRQMSVGRPAGPPFCARPRAPGQQLLAAYGLHRPLCLTAIGFRWGFASTPTPIPTAWPTPTGTGQPTTAGAGAGSG; this is translated from the exons ATGctgctggccctggccctgaccttCCTCCTCGGAAGTCCCACCTGCCATGCCCAGG agctgcaagGCCCAGGCGGTGGCTCCTACTTCTACATCCAAGGTGAAGAGCAAGGTGACATCCAAGGCATCCGGGTCTTCGTGGGGTTCCTGGGCCTCATCAAGGG CATCCAGCTGCGCTTCGGGACGCACTGGAGCGCGCGGTACGGCGCGCCGGGTGGGCGCGCCCAGGAGCTGCTCCTGTGGCCGGGCGAGCGCGTCACAGGCGTGTTCGGCAGCGGCCGCTTCTGCGTGCGGCACCTGAGCTGGAGCACCAGCGCGGGCCGCCAGATGAGCGTGGGGCGCCCCGCCGGCCCGCCCTTCTGCGCCCGGCCTCGCGCCCCTGGCCAGCAGCTGCTCGCCGCCTACGGCCTGCATCGGCCGCTCTGCCTGACAGCCATCGGCTTCAGGTGGGGCTTCGCCTCGACGCCGACGCCCATCCCCACCGCGTGGCCCACCCCAACCGGCACCGGACAGCCCACCaccgcgggcgcgggcgcgggctcGGGGTAG